A DNA window from Mycolicibacter hiberniae contains the following coding sequences:
- a CDS encoding TrmH family RNA methyltransferase codes for MLTERSARVAAAVKLHRHAARKREQRFLAEGPNLIEAAISRGLALEVFATESAAQRHRDLLAAAQVPVHLVTERAAKALSDTVTPAGLVAVCTNFDADLPESLAQSPQLVAVAVGIGEPGNVGTLIRIADATGADLVVLTGNSVDPYNGKCLRSSAGSIFHVPVAVAADTDGVLAALRGAGLQVVATALDGELSLDDADPVLTAPTAWLFGPEAQGLPADAAAAADHRVRIPMSGGAESLNVAAAAAICLYQSARVQRRA; via the coding sequence ATGCTGACCGAACGTTCGGCCCGGGTGGCCGCCGCGGTCAAACTGCATCGGCACGCGGCCAGGAAGCGCGAACAGCGCTTCCTGGCCGAGGGTCCCAATCTGATCGAGGCCGCGATCTCCCGCGGCTTGGCCCTGGAGGTCTTCGCCACCGAGTCGGCGGCGCAGCGTCACAGGGATCTGCTGGCCGCCGCACAGGTGCCGGTCCACCTGGTGACCGAACGCGCGGCAAAAGCACTGTCGGACACCGTCACCCCGGCCGGATTGGTCGCGGTGTGCACGAATTTCGATGCCGATCTGCCCGAGTCGCTGGCGCAATCGCCGCAGCTGGTGGCTGTCGCGGTGGGTATCGGCGAACCCGGTAACGTCGGCACCCTGATCCGCATCGCCGACGCCACCGGCGCTGACCTGGTGGTGCTGACCGGTAACAGCGTCGATCCCTACAACGGCAAGTGCCTGCGTTCCTCGGCGGGCAGCATCTTCCACGTTCCGGTCGCAGTGGCCGCCGACACCGATGGCGTGCTCGCGGCGTTGCGCGGGGCGGGGCTGCAGGTGGTGGCCACCGCGCTGGACGGCGAGCTGAGCCTGGACGACGCCGATCCGGTGCTGACCGCGCCCACCGCGTGGCTGTTCGGTCCGGAGGCCCAGGGGTTGCCGGCCGACGCCGCCGCAGCCGCCGACCACCGGGTGCGCATCCCGATGTCGGGAGGCGCCGAGAGCCTGAACGTTGCTGCGGCAGCGGCGATCTGCCTTTATCAGAGCGCGCGGGTGCAGCGCCGCGCGTAG
- a CDS encoding oxygenase MpaB family protein: MTVTPTASIERPAQAAADSSTPSTAPAAPKPAPAVEPLTSDSLTWKYFGDLRTGIMGVWIGAIENMYPGLGAGVTDHSTILSEPMQRVMRSVYPIMGVVYDGARAQHTGSSIRDYHRDIKGVDEQGRRYHALDPDTFYWAHATFFMLIIKLAEYFDGGLTLAEKRQLFDEHVQWYRMYGMSMRPVPTSWEEFCEYWDRVCEEELELTPAAVDILNIKIPKPWFVPMPDAVWHQMFKPALAAQRWVATGLFEPVVREKAGLRWSESDEVLLRLLGKVSHLAFSVVPDEIRLHPRALAGYRREQGKIAGDTPVVEAPWFSSPPKERRRTGMHYVPPVSRGMKLVERAGALMHSTFSLAAGAGLTPRPPRPRKAA; this comes from the coding sequence ATGACCGTTACGCCGACCGCGTCCATCGAGCGGCCCGCACAGGCCGCCGCCGACAGCAGCACCCCGAGCACTGCTCCAGCCGCTCCCAAGCCGGCCCCGGCGGTGGAGCCGTTGACCTCCGACTCCCTGACGTGGAAGTACTTCGGCGACCTGCGCACCGGCATCATGGGCGTCTGGATCGGTGCGATCGAGAACATGTACCCCGGCCTGGGCGCGGGCGTCACCGACCACTCCACCATCTTGAGCGAGCCGATGCAGCGCGTCATGCGGTCGGTCTACCCGATCATGGGCGTGGTCTATGACGGCGCACGCGCCCAGCACACCGGCTCCTCGATCCGCGACTACCACCGCGACATCAAGGGAGTCGACGAACAGGGCCGCCGCTACCACGCACTGGACCCCGACACGTTCTACTGGGCGCACGCCACGTTCTTCATGCTCATCATCAAGCTGGCCGAATACTTCGACGGCGGACTGACCCTGGCCGAAAAGCGGCAGCTCTTCGACGAGCATGTGCAGTGGTACCGGATGTACGGCATGAGCATGCGCCCGGTGCCGACGTCCTGGGAAGAGTTCTGCGAGTACTGGGACCGCGTCTGCGAGGAAGAGCTGGAGCTGACTCCGGCCGCCGTCGACATCTTGAACATCAAGATTCCCAAGCCGTGGTTCGTGCCGATGCCCGACGCGGTGTGGCACCAGATGTTCAAGCCGGCGCTGGCCGCCCAACGCTGGGTGGCGACCGGGCTTTTCGAGCCGGTGGTGCGGGAGAAGGCCGGTCTGCGCTGGTCGGAGAGCGACGAGGTGCTGCTGCGACTGCTGGGCAAGGTCAGCCACCTGGCGTTCAGCGTGGTGCCCGACGAGATCCGGCTGCACCCGCGCGCTTTGGCCGGCTACCGGCGCGAGCAGGGCAAGATCGCCGGCGACACCCCCGTGGTCGAAGCGCCGTGGTTCAGCTCACCGCCCAAGGAGCGGCGCCGCACCGGCATGCACTACGTGCCGCCGGTCAGCCGCGGAATGAAACTGGTGGAGCGCGCCGGGGCGTTGATGCACAGCACCTTCTCGCTGGCGGCCGGCGCCGGGCTGACCCCTCGGCCACCGCGCCCCCGCAAGGCCGCCTGA
- a CDS encoding adenylate/guanylate cyclase domain-containing protein, whose translation MDLERARGEADGLGEAAEIPAQQSPNPRPQFSLDEAAAWLNRTTNDIRIVDLVRRVRQVLPGDPEFGDPLSTAGEGGPESAARAAGRLIGDRSAASREVSLGALQVWQALTKRISRVPGDAEATLVFTDLVGFSAWSLQSGDDATLTLLRRVSRAIEPPVLDAGGRIVKRMGDGMMAVFRDPLVAVAAALVAQEALSEVEVNGHTPRMRVGIHTGRPQRLADDWLGVDVNIAARVMERAIKGGIVVSGPTLKRIEPAALAELGVVAKRARRQVLAAKTSGVPADLVMYRLKAVRQSPPDAD comes from the coding sequence ATGGACCTCGAGCGGGCCCGCGGGGAGGCCGATGGGCTCGGGGAAGCGGCGGAGATCCCCGCCCAGCAGAGCCCCAATCCTCGCCCGCAGTTCTCGCTCGACGAGGCCGCGGCGTGGCTGAACCGCACCACCAACGACATCCGGATCGTGGACCTCGTCCGCCGGGTGCGCCAGGTGTTGCCCGGTGATCCGGAGTTCGGCGATCCGCTGTCCACCGCCGGCGAGGGGGGGCCGGAATCGGCCGCGCGGGCGGCCGGCCGCCTGATCGGGGACCGATCCGCGGCGTCGCGGGAAGTCAGCCTGGGTGCCCTGCAGGTATGGCAGGCGCTGACCAAGCGGATATCGCGGGTACCGGGGGACGCGGAGGCGACGCTGGTCTTCACCGATCTGGTCGGCTTCTCGGCCTGGTCGCTGCAGTCCGGCGACGACGCCACCCTCACCCTGCTGCGGCGGGTGTCCCGGGCGATCGAGCCGCCGGTGCTGGACGCCGGTGGCCGGATCGTCAAGCGGATGGGGGACGGGATGATGGCGGTGTTCCGCGACCCCTTGGTGGCCGTGGCGGCGGCGTTGGTGGCCCAAGAGGCACTGAGCGAGGTCGAGGTCAACGGCCACACCCCGCGAATGCGGGTCGGCATTCACACCGGCCGGCCCCAGCGGTTGGCCGACGACTGGCTCGGGGTGGACGTGAATATCGCCGCCCGGGTCATGGAGCGCGCCATCAAGGGCGGCATCGTGGTGTCCGGGCCCACCCTGAAACGCATTGAACCGGCCGCTCTGGCCGAGTTGGGCGTGGTTGCCAAGCGGGCGCGGCGCCAGGTGCTTGCGGCCAAGACCAGCGGTGTCCCGGCAGATCTGGTGATGTACCGGCTCAAGGCAGTTCGCCAGAGCCCCCCGGACGCGGACTGA
- a CDS encoding PGRS repeat-containing protein, whose product MSRREQRRNHGRKKNRLVGASGTAAAFLSFGVAPLASPPAAQADWDFDWLTDLFAVTDSAAGWDSTAWDVSSWFTGWSDPGVADANPFDLTSLFNVLVYQPMYTFVDSWIDNPANAWLIDTVNGWAPEGQFYIGDGIDGTAASPDGGTGGLWFGDGGAGYSAGEDGLVGGGNGGDAGWFGNGGVGGAGVAGQDGGDGGAGGWFMGIGGAGGAGGEGGNGGDGGDGVGWLFGIGGAGGAGGVGLTGETGLAGTWLDGANGVGGIGATGGEGGRGGNGGAASDSMFGSGGAGGKGGAGGAGGQGGTGAAGDADTLHGGTGGEGGGGGAGGQGGTGGAGSALGSTGADGADSTTNGDGGQGGTGGAGVDATADHAAGNGGAGGAGGDAGESGNGGQGGTGGAGGAGGDDDARSAGNGGQGGTGGDGGQIGNGGRGGDGGAGGISGTYDGATGGTGGVGGTGGISGVEAGNGGNGGIGGVGGAGHAGIKGTNGSDGVTGVNDGAGEDGGQGTNGFHGGTGGKGGVGGARHEDNDVGKAGTAGSGGRGGNGGAVGAGGDGGAGAAGVWGANGSGGLDGAGGDGGQAGANGTVGGNAGEGGLGGDEDAAKGLAGEAGSQQPVEAAHGGAGGAGADAYGSFDYGGNGGHGGAGNGGGHGGAGGAGGAGTTGDGGNGGNGGNGGNGSVSNGGNGGAGGAGGASESGDGGTGGAGGKGGNGDHGVTGSLGIEGEKGVNNGAGGKGGNGGTGFDGGKGGAGGAGGASESGNSGANGDGGNGGTGGAGGAGGNGGNGEAGDWDHRGQYGFGSGGIGGNAGNAGAAGKGGAAGEAGTGGAEGTGEAGTAGADGVGVNGIAKGGDGGAGAAGSKIYHNGGAGGDGGSGGTHGDGGKGGNGGNAEQEDTGNALTGGNGGAGGKGGAGGTAQGNGGDGGNGGKATAELTEDSSAVATRGGNGGAGGKGGAAVDGNGGKGGAGGDAGSGSQYGGVGGKGGDGGAVTGKGTGGAGGDGGNGAVATGWKSDGTWGIDGFANKFGAGTILGVSGAGGAGGAGGAGTTGGGGNGGEGGDGGGETGSDGSTRVIWGGNGGAGGAGGAATNSSKDATDSGNGGNGGDGGEAGQGTVAGGSGGSGGAGGTSANNQGGKGGDGGDGAKGTGWSDVNGSVTGKGQILSFGGNGGRGGAGGNGESGGDGGSGGSGIAGIVGGNKFSSGGAGGAGGAGGTGTTGDGGDGGKGGDSGDASWRATNGGAGGAGGNSTSGDGGKGGDGGAGGSLLLPGGAAPTNGRAVTVGAGGNGGAGGSSTAADTTGTGGDGGSGGKGGDGLGNIRGGVGGTGGTGGKAGNVAGEAGVKPSAPTTTTGGTGGAGGAGAEPKAPSS is encoded by the coding sequence ATGTCACGTCGGGAGCAGCGTCGCAACCACGGCCGTAAGAAGAATCGGCTGGTAGGCGCCAGTGGCACGGCGGCGGCGTTCCTGTCGTTCGGCGTGGCTCCGCTGGCTTCCCCGCCCGCGGCGCAGGCCGATTGGGACTTCGATTGGCTGACCGATCTTTTCGCCGTCACAGATTCGGCGGCCGGTTGGGACAGCACGGCCTGGGACGTCTCCTCGTGGTTCACCGGGTGGTCGGATCCGGGCGTCGCGGACGCCAACCCGTTCGACCTGACCTCGCTGTTCAACGTGCTGGTCTACCAGCCGATGTACACGTTTGTGGACTCCTGGATCGACAACCCGGCCAACGCCTGGCTCATCGACACGGTCAACGGCTGGGCGCCGGAAGGTCAGTTCTACATCGGCGACGGCATCGACGGCACGGCTGCGAGCCCCGACGGCGGGACCGGCGGGCTCTGGTTCGGTGACGGCGGCGCCGGCTACTCCGCGGGCGAGGACGGCCTCGTCGGCGGCGGCAACGGCGGCGATGCGGGGTGGTTCGGCAACGGCGGTGTCGGCGGCGCCGGGGTGGCCGGTCAGGACGGCGGCGACGGCGGGGCCGGCGGCTGGTTCATGGGCATCGGCGGGGCCGGTGGCGCCGGTGGTGAGGGCGGCAACGGCGGCGACGGCGGCGACGGTGTGGGCTGGCTGTTCGGCATCGGCGGTGCCGGTGGCGCCGGCGGAGTCGGTCTGACCGGCGAGACCGGACTGGCCGGTACCTGGCTGGACGGCGCCAACGGCGTGGGCGGCATCGGCGCCACCGGCGGCGAGGGCGGCCGGGGCGGCAACGGCGGCGCCGCGAGCGACTCCATGTTCGGCAGCGGCGGTGCGGGCGGCAAGGGCGGCGCCGGCGGTGCCGGCGGCCAGGGCGGCACCGGCGCGGCCGGTGACGCCGACACCCTCCACGGCGGCACGGGCGGCGAAGGCGGCGGCGGCGGTGCCGGCGGCCAGGGCGGTACCGGCGGCGCGGGCAGCGCGCTGGGCAGCACCGGCGCCGACGGCGCGGACAGCACGACCAATGGCGACGGCGGCCAGGGCGGTACCGGCGGCGCCGGGGTGGACGCCACCGCCGACCACGCGGCGGGCAACGGCGGTGCCGGGGGCGCCGGCGGCGACGCTGGTGAGAGTGGCAACGGCGGTCAGGGCGGTACCGGCGGTGCCGGGGGCGCCGGGGGTGATGACGACGCGCGCAGCGCCGGTAATGGCGGCCAGGGCGGCACCGGCGGTGACGGCGGCCAGATCGGCAACGGCGGCCGCGGCGGCGACGGTGGTGCCGGTGGCATCAGCGGCACCTATGACGGCGCCACCGGCGGCACCGGCGGTGTCGGCGGCACGGGCGGTATCAGCGGCGTCGAGGCGGGCAACGGCGGCAACGGCGGCATCGGCGGTGTCGGCGGCGCCGGCCACGCAGGCATCAAGGGCACCAACGGAAGCGACGGAGTCACCGGGGTCAACGACGGTGCCGGCGAGGACGGCGGCCAAGGTACCAACGGCTTCCACGGCGGCACGGGCGGCAAGGGCGGCGTAGGCGGAGCCCGACATGAAGACAATGACGTCGGCAAGGCCGGCACGGCGGGTAGCGGCGGCCGCGGCGGCAACGGCGGTGCCGTGGGCGCGGGTGGTGACGGCGGCGCCGGTGCGGCCGGTGTCTGGGGCGCGAACGGCTCCGGCGGCCTCGACGGTGCCGGCGGTGACGGCGGCCAGGCCGGCGCCAACGGCACGGTGGGCGGCAATGCCGGCGAGGGCGGCCTAGGCGGCGACGAGGATGCCGCCAAGGGTCTAGCCGGGGAGGCCGGCAGTCAGCAGCCGGTCGAGGCCGCCCACGGCGGCGCCGGTGGCGCCGGGGCGGATGCCTACGGCAGCTTCGACTACGGCGGCAATGGCGGCCACGGCGGCGCCGGCAACGGCGGCGGCCACGGCGGGGCCGGGGGCGCCGGCGGCGCCGGAACCACCGGTGACGGCGGCAACGGCGGCAACGGCGGCAACGGCGGCAACGGTTCGGTCAGCAACGGCGGGAACGGCGGCGCCGGCGGTGCCGGTGGTGCCTCGGAGTCCGGTGACGGCGGTACCGGCGGCGCCGGCGGCAAGGGCGGCAACGGCGATCACGGCGTGACCGGCTCGCTGGGCATCGAAGGCGAAAAGGGCGTCAACAACGGCGCCGGCGGCAAGGGCGGCAACGGCGGCACGGGCTTTGACGGCGGCAAGGGCGGCGCGGGCGGTGCCGGCGGCGCCTCGGAGTCCGGCAACAGCGGCGCCAACGGCGACGGCGGCAACGGCGGAACGGGCGGTGCCGGCGGTGCGGGCGGCAACGGCGGCAACGGCGAGGCGGGCGACTGGGACCACCGGGGCCAGTACGGCTTCGGGTCGGGCGGCATCGGCGGCAACGCCGGCAACGCCGGGGCCGCGGGCAAGGGCGGAGCCGCCGGCGAGGCAGGCACCGGCGGCGCCGAGGGCACCGGCGAAGCCGGCACGGCGGGCGCCGACGGCGTAGGCGTCAACGGCATCGCCAAGGGCGGCGACGGCGGCGCCGGCGCCGCGGGCAGCAAGATCTACCACAACGGCGGCGCCGGCGGCGACGGCGGCAGCGGCGGCACGCACGGCGACGGCGGCAAGGGCGGCAACGGCGGCAACGCTGAACAGGAAGACACCGGCAACGCCCTGACCGGCGGCAATGGTGGCGCCGGCGGTAAAGGCGGGGCCGGCGGCACGGCCCAAGGTAACGGCGGTGACGGCGGCAACGGCGGCAAGGCCACGGCCGAGCTGACCGAAGACAGCAGCGCCGTCGCCACCCGCGGCGGCAACGGCGGGGCCGGCGGTAAAGGCGGCGCCGCCGTCGACGGCAACGGCGGCAAGGGCGGCGCCGGTGGTGACGCCGGCTCCGGCAGCCAGTACGGCGGTGTCGGGGGTAAAGGCGGCGACGGTGGCGCCGTCACCGGCAAGGGCACGGGCGGTGCCGGTGGCGACGGTGGCAATGGTGCCGTGGCGACCGGCTGGAAGTCCGACGGCACCTGGGGCATCGACGGGTTCGCCAACAAGTTCGGGGCCGGCACCATCCTGGGCGTCTCCGGCGCGGGCGGTGCCGGGGGCGCTGGCGGCGCCGGGACGACCGGTGGCGGCGGTAACGGCGGCGAGGGTGGCGACGGTGGCGGCGAGACCGGATCGGACGGCAGCACCCGGGTCATCTGGGGCGGCAACGGCGGCGCGGGTGGCGCCGGTGGTGCTGCCACCAACAGCTCCAAGGACGCCACCGACAGCGGCAACGGCGGTAACGGTGGCGACGGTGGCGAAGCTGGTCAGGGCACTGTCGCCGGTGGCAGCGGCGGCTCCGGTGGTGCCGGCGGCACCAGCGCCAACAACCAGGGCGGCAAGGGCGGTGACGGCGGTGACGGCGCCAAGGGCACCGGCTGGAGTGACGTCAACGGCAGCGTGACCGGCAAGGGCCAGATCCTGAGCTTCGGCGGCAACGGCGGCCGCGGTGGCGCCGGTGGCAACGGCGAGAGCGGCGGCGACGGCGGCAGCGGCGGCTCGGGCATCGCGGGCATCGTCGGCGGCAACAAGTTCAGCTCCGGCGGTGCCGGCGGTGCCGGTGGTGCCGGCGGCACCGGAACCACCGGCGACGGCGGTGACGGCGGCAAGGGCGGCGACAGCGGGGACGCCAGCTGGCGGGCCACCAACGGTGGCGCCGGCGGTGCCGGCGGCAACAGCACCAGCGGAGACGGCGGCAAGGGCGGCGACGGCGGGGCCGGCGGCAGCCTGCTTCTCCCGGGTGGCGCCGCGCCGACCAACGGCCGGGCCGTCACGGTGGGCGCCGGCGGCAACGGCGGTGCCGGCGGCAGCAGCACCGCCGCCGACACCACCGGCACAGGCGGCGACGGTGGTAGCGGCGGTAAGGGCGGCGACGGCCTCGGCAACATCAGGGGCGGTGTCGGCGGCACCGGCGGCACCGGCGGCAAGGCGGGCAACGTGGCCGGTGAGGCCGGCGTCAAGCCCAGTGCGCCGACCACCACCACCGGTGGCACGGGCGGTGCCGGCGGCGCGGGCGCCGAGCCCAAGGCGCCCAGCAGCTGA
- the pheS gene encoding phenylalanine--tRNA ligase subunit alpha, giving the protein MGQQPVDPSVIADATLTSALQAAQAAFAAAADLDALAHAKTEHLGDRSPLALARQALATLDKADRADAGRRVNAARAQAQSAYDERLAALRAERDAAVLAAESIDVTLPSARRPVGARHPITMLAEHVADTFIAMGWELAEGPEVEAEHFNFDALNFPVDHPARSDSDTFHIAPPGSRQLLRTHTSPVQIRALLARELPVYVVSIGRTFRTDELDATHTPVFHQVEGLAVDRGLTMAHLRGTLDAFARSEFGPAAKTRIRPHFFPFTEPSAEVDIWFEGKKGGPGWVEWGGCGMVHPNVLRAVGIDPEEYSGFAFGMGLERTLQFRNGIPDMRDMVEGDVRFSLPFGAGA; this is encoded by the coding sequence GTGGGCCAACAACCAGTCGACCCGTCCGTCATCGCCGACGCGACCCTGACCTCCGCGCTGCAGGCAGCGCAGGCCGCGTTCGCCGCGGCAGCCGACTTGGACGCGCTGGCGCACGCCAAAACCGAGCACCTCGGTGACCGCTCGCCCCTGGCGCTGGCCCGCCAGGCCCTGGCCACACTGGACAAGGCCGACCGAGCCGACGCCGGCCGCCGGGTCAACGCCGCCCGCGCCCAAGCCCAGAGTGCCTACGACGAGCGCCTGGCGGCGCTGCGCGCCGAACGTGACGCCGCCGTGCTGGCCGCCGAGAGCATCGACGTCACCCTGCCCTCGGCACGCAGACCCGTCGGCGCCCGGCACCCCATCACCATGCTGGCCGAACACGTCGCCGACACCTTCATCGCCATGGGCTGGGAGCTGGCCGAAGGGCCGGAGGTCGAAGCTGAGCACTTCAACTTCGACGCGCTGAATTTCCCGGTCGACCATCCGGCGCGCAGCGACTCCGACACCTTCCACATCGCCCCGCCCGGTTCACGGCAACTGCTGCGCACCCACACCTCACCGGTGCAGATCCGCGCCCTGTTGGCCCGCGAACTGCCGGTCTACGTGGTCTCGATCGGGCGCACCTTCCGCACCGACGAGCTCGACGCCACCCACACCCCGGTGTTCCACCAGGTCGAGGGGCTGGCGGTCGACCGCGGGCTGACCATGGCGCACCTACGCGGGACGCTGGACGCCTTCGCCCGGTCCGAGTTCGGGCCGGCCGCCAAGACCCGTATCCGGCCGCACTTCTTCCCGTTCACCGAGCCGTCGGCCGAGGTCGACATCTGGTTCGAGGGCAAGAAGGGCGGACCGGGCTGGGTGGAATGGGGCGGCTGCGGCATGGTGCACCCCAACGTGCTGCGCGCCGTGGGCATCGACCCGGAGGAATACTCCGGTTTCGCATTCGGCATGGGATTGGAGCGAACCCTGCAGTTCCGCAACGGAATTCCGGACATGCGTGACATGGTCGAAGGCGATGTCCGGTTCTCCCTGCCGTTCGGGGCGGGTGCCTGA